A window of the Narcine bancroftii isolate sNarBan1 chromosome 4, sNarBan1.hap1, whole genome shotgun sequence genome harbors these coding sequences:
- the LOC138760497 gene encoding phosphatidylinositol 4,5-bisphosphate 5-phosphatase A-like produces the protein MAATKHSASYEAQPPSSNLNYLSLELLSNESEESITWQRLTSLRKHRARKAPPSQRSTLATASQRSILTVVTLIPDVAPPPPPNGTFEPAGPDGLPAQRRPPPPQLATTADSNWVQAPEDPIGPTVPRVSLPPQLATVSGQTLQPLQLTANSPPTLVMSSRERSAHQAEAPRHSAPNPTKQGSTRRSPSNE, from the coding sequence ATGGCTGCCACCAAGCACAGTGCCTCGTATGAGGCCCAACCACCTTCCTCAAATTTGAATTACTTGTCCTTAGAACTCttatccaatgagagtgaggaatCAATCACATGGCAACGCTTGACATCACTACGCAAGCACCGTGCGCGGAAGGCACCACCTTCGCAACGCTCCACCCTTGCCACTGCATCGCAACGCTCCATCCTCACTGTTGTGACGTTGATCCCTGacgtggcacccccccccccacccaatgggACCTTTGAACCAGCAGGCCCCGATGGACTGCCTGCACAGCGACGGCCACCGCCTCCACAGCTCGCCACCACCGCTGACTCCAACTGGGTCCAGGCACCGGAAGACCCTATCGGCCCAACTGTACCCCGAGTATCGCTGCCTCCGCAGCTCGCTACTGTCTCTGGCCAAACGCTGCAACCTCTGCAACTCACCGCCAACAGCCCACCCACGCTGGTGATGTCATCGCGTGAACGAAGCGCGCACCAGGCCGAGGCCCCACGACACTCCGCACCTAATCCAACGAAGCAAGGATCCACCAGACGGTCCCCCAGTAACGAGTGA